The sequence CCTAACGAATGCTGCATGCTGCCTCCGTGTTGTTTCTGTCATTCAAGCGGGAAAAGGCCGGCAGTCGAAACTGCCAGCCATCCCTAAAAGCAACGCGTGGAAATGCGCTTATTTGATTTCGACAGAAGCGCCCGCCTCTTCCAGTTGCTTCTTGATTTCTTCTGCCTCTTCCTTGCTGACGCCTTCCTTGACCGGCGCCGGGGCGCCTTCGACCAGCGCCTTGGCTTCCTTCAGGCCCAGGCCGGTGATGCCACGGACCGCCTTGATGACCGCCACCTTGTTGGAACCGAAGCCGGTCAGAACGACATCGAACTCGGTCTTTTCCTCGGCCGCACCGCCGGCTTCGCCACCGCCGGCAACGGCGACCGCCGCCACAGGGGCTGCCGCGGAAACACCGAACTTCTCTTCCATGGCCTCGATCAGATCCACCACTTCCATGACGGTCATGTTCGCGATCGCATCCAGGATTTCTTCTTTAGACAGAGCCATTGTTTTTACACTCCAAAATTTGCAACAGTTTTAATGACAACCCAATGCCCGGATCACGCCGCCTGCTTTTGATCGCGCACGGCAGCGAGGGTCCGTACCAGTTTCGCGTGGGGCTCGGCCAGCGTTCTCACCAGTTTCTCCACCGGCGCCTTCATCACGCCCATCAGCATGCTGATGGCCTGTTCCTTGGTGGGCAGGCTGGCCAGACGTTCCAGTTCCTCCGGACCGTAAACCTTGCCGCCCACGGCGACCAGTTTGGGCTGCAGGTGCTCGTGTTCTTTCAGGAATTCCTTGATGACACGGGCAGCCGAACCCGGTTCTTCCAGTGAAAACGCATACAGCAGGGGACCGACCAGCTTGTCGTTCATGCAGGCGTAGTCGGTACCCTCCAGCGCACGACGCGCCAGCGTGTTTTTCACCACGCGAAGGTACACCTGGGACTCCCGGGCCTTCTTCCGCAGCTCGGTCATTTCCGGCACCGTCAGACCCCGGTATTCCGCGGCGATGGCGGAATGGGCCTTGGCGGCGACTTCGGAGACCTCGGCCACGATGGCCTTTTTCTGTTCCAGTCTCAGTGCCACGTGATACCTCCGTTTGCCTCCCCCGGCAGTACCGGGGGATCACTCACGCACCCATAAAGGGCGCTCCCGTTACGGCTCCCCGTCCTTCTGGTCCGGTTCACCGTCTGCGCAGGCGATTAAGCGCTCACGCGCTCCTGCGGTCTTTGACGATCACCGGTCATCCGGCAATCCAAAGTCGTCAGAATCAGATATCCAGGGTGGACTGATCGATGGTCAAGCCTGGCCCCATGGTGGTTGAAAGGGAGACTTTCTTCAGATAGGTTCCCTTGCTGCTGGCCGGCTTGGCCTTCTTCAGGTCGGCAAGCAGGGCCTCGAGATTCTCCTTCAGGGCATTGACGTCGAAATCCACCTTGCCGATGGTGCAGTGGATGATACCCGCCTTGTCGGTGCGGTAACGCACCTGGCCGGCCTTGGCATTCTTCACTGCGGTGGCGACATCCGGCGTCACCGTGCCCACCTTGGGATTCGGCATCAGGCCGCGCGGCCCCAGAATTGGCCCCAGCTGACCGACGATGCGCATCGCGTCGGGACTGGCGATCACCACGTCGAAATCCAGATTGCCCTTCTTGACCTCTTCGGCCAGGTCTTCCATGCCGACGACATCGGCGCCGGCCTCCTTGGCCGCCTCGGCATTGGCCCCCTGGGCGAAAACCGCCACCCGCACGCTCTTGCCGGTTCCGTGAGGCAGCACCGTGGAACCCCGGACCACCTGGTCGGACTTGCGCGGATCGACCCCGAGGTTGACCGCCACATCCACGGACTCGGTGAACTTGACCGAGGACAGCTCCTTCAGCAGGTTAATAGCTTCCTCGACGGGATAGACCTGGGCGGGATCCACTTTCTCGCGGATCATCTTCATGCGTTTGGACAGCTTGGCCATGTCACACCCCCTCCACGTCGATGCCCATGCTGCGGGCGGTCCCGGCGATGGTCCGGACCGCGGCGTCCATGTCGGCGGCCGTCAGATCCGGTTCCTTGATCTTGGCGATCTCTTCCAGCTGCTCGCGGGTTACAGTGCCGATCTTCTCCAGATTGGGCACCGAGCTTCCCTTTTCCGCGCCCACGGCTTTCTTCAGCAGATATGAGGCCGGCGGGGTCTTGATGATGAAGGTGAAGCTGCGGTCGTTGTAGACCGTGATGATCACCGGCAGGGGCAACCCCTTCTCCATGCCCTGGGTCTGGGCGTTGAACGCCTTGCAGAACTCCATGATGTTGACGCCGTGCTGGCCCAGCGCCGGGCCTACCGGCGGGCTGGGATTGGCTTCCCCGGCCTTGACCTGCAGCTTGATGTAAGCCTCTACTTTCTTTGCCATGTTACGACTCTCCTAGGATGGGTACCAACGCCTTGCGGCTCCCCGGATGGCAGTCAGACCTTCTCGACCTGACTGAAATCGAACTCAACCGGCGTCTGCCGGCCGAAGATGACGACCGAAGCCTTGAGCTTGTTCTTTTCGTAGTCGACTTCCTCGACCACGCAGGTGAAATCCTTGAACGGCCCCTCGATGATGCGCACCACCTCGCCGGGCTCGAACAACACCTTGGGCCTGGGCTTGCTGAGACCCTCCTCCACCCGGGCCAGGATCGCTTCGGCTTCCTCGTCGGAAATGGGCGCCGGCTTCTCCGGCGTGCCGCCGATGAATCCCAGCACGTTGGGGATGCTGCGCACCAGGTGCCAGGTCTTGTCGTTCATTTCCATCTGCACCAGCACGTAACCGGGGAAGAACTTGCGATCGGTCTTACGCCGCTGGCCCATGCGCATCTCGATCACTTCCTCAGTCGGCACCAGAATCTTGCCGAAATACTTTTCCAGGCCCGCTTGTTTGATACGCTCTTCCAGGGAGCGCTTGACCTGATTCTCGTAGTTTGAATAGGTATGTACGACGTACCAACGCATCGCCACGGACTTACCCCCCCTGACCGGTCAGCAGCTTCACCAGCCACAGGAACAGGGAATCGAAGAGCCACAGGATCAGGCCCACGATCACCACCATCACCACCACCATCAGGGTGGTATGGATGGTTTCCTGGCGGGTCGGCCAGGTCACCTTGCGCAGCTCCGCGCGTGCTTCCTGAATGAAGCTCCACAGCATCTGCCCGGGTGCGGTAGCGAAGAACAGCCCCGCCGCCACCAGTACTATGCCGATCAGCGCCAGGGTGCGATAGAGGACGGAATACTCCGGATACCAGTAAAAGCCCACCACGCCTGCCGTCAGCAGCAGGACGGACAGAATCACCTTGACGAGATCGAAAGGGGAAAGTGACAAATCTTGAGACTGGGCCTGTGTTGTCATGGAATCAACCGTGTGGTGGGAGGAGAACCGATACCCAATAAAAAATGGCAGGCCAGGAGGGACTCGAACCCCCAACCTGCGGTTTTGGAGACCGCTGCTCTACCAATTGAGCTACTGACCTGTATCGCCTCAACCTGTGGCGCCGCCTGGGAAGCGGCGGCGCCTGTGTGCTAACAATTACTCGATGATCTTGGAAACCACGCCGGCGCCGACGGTGCGGCCGCCCTCGCGAATCGCAAACCGCAGGCCTTCTTCCATGGCAATCGGCGCAATCAGCTTCACCGTGATCTTGACGTTGTCGCCAGGCATCACCATCTCCACACCTTCCGGCAGCTCCACCGCGCCGGTCACGTCAGTGGTCCGGAAGTAGAACTGCGGCCGGTAGCCGTTGAAGAACGGGGTGTGACGCCCACCTTCGTCCTTGGACAGTACGTACACTTCGGCTTCGAAGTGGGTGTGCGGGGTGATGCTGCCGGGTTCGGCAAGCACCTGGCCGCGTTCAACTTCGTCACGCTTGGTGCCGCGCAGCAGCACGCCTACGTTGTCGCCGGCCACCCCTTCGTCCAGCAGCTTGCGGAACATTTCCACGCCGGTGACGGTGGTCTTGGTGGTGGGACGCAGGCCGACAATCTCGACTTCGTCACCCACCTTGACCTTGCCGCGTTCAATTCGGCCGGTCACCACGGTGCCGCGGCCGGAAATCGAGAACACGTCTTCGATCGGCATCAGGAAGGGCTGGTCGATGGGACGCTCCGGCTCGGGAATGTATTCGTCCATCGCTTCCATCAGCTTGAGGATCGAGGGCACCCCGATCTCGCTCTGGTCCCCTTCCAGGGCCTTGAGGGCGCTGCCGATCACCACCGGCACGTCGTCTCCCGGGAAGTCGTAGCTGCTGAGCAGTTCGCGCACTTCCATCTCGACCAGTTCGAGCAGTTCTTCGTCGTCCACCATGTCGGCCTTGTTCAGGTAAACGACGATGTAGGGAACCCCCACCTGGCGGGCCAGCAGAATGTGCTCGCGGGTCTGGGGCATGGGACCGTCCGCCGCGGACACCACCAGAATGGCACCGTCCATCTGCGCCGCTCCGGTGATCATGTTCTTGACGTAGTCGGCGTGACCCGGGCAGTCCACGTGGGCGTAGTGACGCTTGGCGGTCTCGTATTCCACGTGGGCGGTGGCGATGGTAATCCCGCGCTCACGCTCTTCCGGGGCGTTGTCAATCTGGCTGTAGTCCTTGAACTCCGCACCCTGGAAATGCTCCGCAGACACCTTGGTCAGCGCCGCCGTCAGCGTCGTCTTGCCATGGTCCACGTGCCCAATCGTCCCCACATTCACGTGCGGCTTGGTCCGCTCAAACTTCTGCTTGGCCATGAGAACTCGATCCTCTTAATTATCTTACGATGGCATCGATAAAAAAATGGAGCCCATAACCGGACTTGAACCGGTGACCTCTTCCTTACCAAGGAAGTGCTCTACCGACTGAGCTATATGGGCTGTGAAACGCAAACCCCGCATTTTGGAGCGGGTGATGGGAATCGAACCCACGTCATCAGCTTGGAAGGCTGAGGTTCTACCATTGAACTACACCCGCACAAACCTTCCCAATCTGGTGGAGGGGGGAGGATTCGAACCTCCGAAGGCGAAGCCGCCAGATTTACAGTCTGGTCCCTTTGACCGCTCGGGAACCCCTCCCGACTAAAGAGCGCATTATTGTTTCCGATCCCCGCGTGGCTGTCAACCCTTTGGGCCGAATTTCTGCGCCGCTTGCGCGTGAAGGCGATTCATGGCCTTCTCGACCCCTTCATCGAGCAACAGTGGCAGACAGTCCGCCGCCCGCGCGATGGCCGCCGTGATCGCCGCCCGTTCCTCATTGGAGGGCCGCCCCAGAACGTAGTCGGTGACCGAACCGTGACGGGGACGGCCGATGCCTATCCGCAGCCGCACAAAGTCACGTCGCCCCAGATGCTGCACGATGCTGCGGAGACCGTTGTGCCCGCCGTGGCCGCCGTCCACCTTGAGGCGCACCTCGCCGGCGGGGAAATCCAGCTCATCGTGGGCGACCAGCAGCTGCGGCGCCTCGATGCCGAAATAACGGCACACCGCCGTGACCGGCCCGCCGCTGCGGTTCATGAACTGGCCCGGCTTGAACAGACGCACCGCCTCGCTGTGGTGAAAGAACTGCCCCAACCAACCGCCGAAACGCGCCTCCCAGCGCAGATCCACCCCTTCGCGCCGGGCCACCTCGTCCACAAACCAGAACCCGGCATTATGCCGGGTTCTTTCATACTGTCTGCCGGGGTTCCCCAACCCCGCAATCAGGACAATTCCGGTCAAACTCAGGCTTCACCAGCGGCTTCTTCGCCTTCGCCGCTTTCCCCGCTTTCGGTTTCGACCCGCGGCGGCAGAATGGTGACGACCGGCGCGTCGGCACCGTGCAGCAGCTCAACCACTTTGGCCCCTTCCGGCAGCTTCAGCTCGGACAGGTGGATGGATTCGCCGACATCCAGATTCGCCAGATCCACTTCGATGAACTCAGGCAACTGGCCGGGCAGACAGGCGATTTCCACTTCCACCAAGTGATGGTTGACGATACCGCCCTTCTTTACGCCGACGGACGTATCTTCGTTGACGAAATGCAGCGGCACATGGACCCGGATCTCCTCGTCCGCATAGACGCGCTGAAAGTCCAGATGCAACACCGCCTCCTTGCTCGGATGCCGCTGGACCTCCTTCAGAATCGCCTGCACCGGCGCCTGGCCCGGAATCTTCAGGGTCAGGATGTGGGAATACACCGCCTCCTGTTCCAGGTTCTTGTCCACCTGAGGCTTGGACAGCGTCAGCGGCAACGGCTGTTCCTCACCACCATACAACACTGCGGGAATCTTCAACTCACGCCGCAACCTGCGGGCCGCACGGGTGCCGGCCTCGGACCTGACTTCCGCCTCGAACTCGAAACTCACTTCCATCTTGATCGCTCCCAAAAAAACTTAATCCACATACAAAGAACTGACCGACTCGCCAACCGCAATGCGGCGGATGGTTTCGGCCAACATGTCCGCCACGCTCAGCTGCCGGATCTTGGGACACGCCGCCGCCTCGCGGCGCAACGGAATGGTGTCGGTGACCACCAGCTCGTCCAGTTGCGAAGCGCCGATGTTGTCCACCGCCGGCCCTGACAGCACCGGGTGGGTACAGTAGGCCACCACCCGCACGGCCCCCTGCGCCTTGAGCGCGGCCGCCGCCTGGCACAGGGTGCCGGCGGTATCCACCAGATCGTCCACCAGGATGCAGGTCCGCCCCTCGACCTCGCCGATGATGTTCATCACCTGGGCCTCGTTGGCCTTGGGCCGGCGCTTGTCGATGATGGCCAGGTCCGCGTCTCCCAAGCGCTTGGCCAGGGCCCGGGCCCGGACCACCCCGCCCACGTCCGGCGACACCACGATCTGGTTGTCGTACTTCTGCCGCCAGATGTCGCCCAAAAGCAGGGGCGAGGCGTAAACGTTGTCCACCGGGATGTCGAAGAACCCCTGCACCTGGTCGGCGTGCAGGTCCACGGTCAACAGCCGGTCCACCCCGGCGGCGGAAATCATCTTCGCCACCAGCTTGGCGGTGATCGGCACCCGCGCCGACCGCGGCCGCCGGTCCTGACGGGCATAACCGAGATAG comes from Methylomarinovum caldicuralii and encodes:
- the secE gene encoding preprotein translocase subunit SecE, with product MSLSPFDLVKVILSVLLLTAGVVGFYWYPEYSVLYRTLALIGIVLVAAGLFFATAPGQMLWSFIQEARAELRKVTWPTRQETIHTTLMVVVMVVIVGLILWLFDSLFLWLVKLLTGQGG
- the pth gene encoding aminoacyl-tRNA hydrolase; the encoded protein is MVLIAGLGNPGRQYERTRHNAGFWFVDEVARREGVDLRWEARFGGWLGQFFHHSEAVRLFKPGQFMNRSGGPVTAVCRYFGIEAPQLLVAHDELDFPAGEVRLKVDGGHGGHNGLRSIVQHLGRRDFVRLRIGIGRPRHGSVTDYVLGRPSNEERAAITAAIARAADCLPLLLDEGVEKAMNRLHAQAAQKFGPKG
- the nusG gene encoding transcription termination/antitermination protein NusG, with amino-acid sequence MRWYVVHTYSNYENQVKRSLEERIKQAGLEKYFGKILVPTEEVIEMRMGQRRKTDRKFFPGYVLVQMEMNDKTWHLVRSIPNVLGFIGGTPEKPAPISDEEAEAILARVEEGLSKPRPKVLFEPGEVVRIIEGPFKDFTCVVEEVDYEKNKLKASVVIFGRQTPVEFDFSQVEKV
- the rplA gene encoding 50S ribosomal protein L1, translating into MAKLSKRMKMIREKVDPAQVYPVEEAINLLKELSSVKFTESVDVAVNLGVDPRKSDQVVRGSTVLPHGTGKSVRVAVFAQGANAEAAKEAGADVVGMEDLAEEVKKGNLDFDVVIASPDAMRIVGQLGPILGPRGLMPNPKVGTVTPDVATAVKNAKAGQVRYRTDKAGIIHCTIGKVDFDVNALKENLEALLADLKKAKPASSKGTYLKKVSLSTTMGPGLTIDQSTLDI
- the rplK gene encoding 50S ribosomal protein L11; translated protein: MAKKVEAYIKLQVKAGEANPSPPVGPALGQHGVNIMEFCKAFNAQTQGMEKGLPLPVIITVYNDRSFTFIIKTPPASYLLKKAVGAEKGSSVPNLEKIGTVTREQLEEIAKIKEPDLTAADMDAAVRTIAGTARSMGIDVEGV
- the tuf gene encoding elongation factor Tu, translating into MAKQKFERTKPHVNVGTIGHVDHGKTTLTAALTKVSAEHFQGAEFKDYSQIDNAPEERERGITIATAHVEYETAKRHYAHVDCPGHADYVKNMITGAAQMDGAILVVSAADGPMPQTREHILLARQVGVPYIVVYLNKADMVDDEELLELVEMEVRELLSSYDFPGDDVPVVIGSALKALEGDQSEIGVPSILKLMEAMDEYIPEPERPIDQPFLMPIEDVFSISGRGTVVTGRIERGKVKVGDEVEIVGLRPTTKTTVTGVEMFRKLLDEGVAGDNVGVLLRGTKRDEVERGQVLAEPGSITPHTHFEAEVYVLSKDEGGRHTPFFNGYRPQFYFRTTDVTGAVELPEGVEMVMPGDNVKITVKLIAPIAMEEGLRFAIREGGRTVGAGVVSKIIE
- the rplJ gene encoding 50S ribosomal protein L10; the encoded protein is MALRLEQKKAIVAEVSEVAAKAHSAIAAEYRGLTVPEMTELRKKARESQVYLRVVKNTLARRALEGTDYACMNDKLVGPLLYAFSLEEPGSAARVIKEFLKEHEHLQPKLVAVGGKVYGPEELERLASLPTKEQAISMLMGVMKAPVEKLVRTLAEPHAKLVRTLAAVRDQKQAA
- the rplL gene encoding 50S ribosomal protein L7/L12, whose product is MALSKEEILDAIANMTVMEVVDLIEAMEEKFGVSAAAPVAAVAVAGGGEAGGAAEEKTEFDVVLTGFGSNKVAVIKAVRGITGLGLKEAKALVEGAPAPVKEGVSKEEAEEIKKQLEEAGASVEIK
- a CDS encoding ribose-phosphate diphosphokinase, coding for MGDASFMIFSGNANRPLAQHIVERLGMRLGLASVGRFSDGEIAVEIEEHVRGREIFVIQSTHMPHDNLMELLIIVDALRRASAGTITAVIPYLGYARQDRRPRSARVPITAKLVAKMISAAGVDRLLTVDLHADQVQGFFDIPVDNVYASPLLLGDIWRQKYDNQIVVSPDVGGVVRARALAKRLGDADLAIIDKRRPKANEAQVMNIIGEVEGRTCILVDDLVDTAGTLCQAAAALKAQGAVRVVAYCTHPVLSGPAVDNIGASQLDELVVTDTIPLRREAAACPKIRQLSVADMLAETIRRIAVGESVSSLYVD
- a CDS encoding 50S ribosomal protein L25/general stress protein Ctc — protein: MEVSFEFEAEVRSEAGTRAARRLRRELKIPAVLYGGEEQPLPLTLSKPQVDKNLEQEAVYSHILTLKIPGQAPVQAILKEVQRHPSKEAVLHLDFQRVYADEEIRVHVPLHFVNEDTSVGVKKGGIVNHHLVEVEIACLPGQLPEFIEVDLANLDVGESIHLSELKLPEGAKVVELLHGADAPVVTILPPRVETESGESGEGEEAAGEA